In one Lycium barbarum isolate Lr01 chromosome 7, ASM1917538v2, whole genome shotgun sequence genomic region, the following are encoded:
- the LOC132603832 gene encoding probable aquaporin PIP-type pTOM75: protein MAESKEEDVNLGANKYRETQPLGTAAQTDKDYKEPPPAPLFEPGELSSWSFYRAGIAEFMATFMFLYITILTVMGLKRSDSLCASVGIQGVAWAFGGMIFALVYCTAGISGGHINPAVTFGLFLARKLSLTRALFYIVMQCLGAICGAGVVKGFMVGPYQRLGGGANVVQPGYTKGDGLGAEIIGTFVLVYTVFSATDAKRNARDSHVPILAPLPIGFAVFLVHLATIPITGTGINPARSLGAAIIFNQDQAWDDHWIFWVGPFIGAALAAVYHQIIIRAIPFKRSS, encoded by the exons atggcagaaAGCAAGGAAGAAGATGTTAACCTTGGGGCAAACAAGTATAGGGAAACTCAACCTTTAGGCACAGCTGCCCAAACAGATAAAGATTACAAAGAACCACCACCAGCTCCATTGTTTGAGCCTGGAGAATTGTCATCATGGTCATTTTACAGAGCTGGAATAGCAGAATTTATGGCTACTTTCATGTTCTTGTATATTACAATCTTGACTGTTATGGGACTTAAAAGGTCTGATAGTTTGTGTGCCTCTGTTGGTATTCAAGGAGTTGCTTGGGCTTTTGGTGGTATGATATTTGCTTTGGTTTACTGTACTGCTGGTATCTCAG GAGGACACATTAACCCAGCTGTGACATTTGGTTTGTTCTTGGCAAGGAAGTTGTCCTTAACAAGGGCACTATTCTACATAGTGATGCAGTGTCTTGGTGCTATCTGTGGTGCTGGCGTTGTTAAGGGTTTCATGGTGGGACCCTATCAGAGACTTGGTGGTGGTGCCAATGTGGTACAACCTGGCTACACTAAAGGTGATGGACTTGGTGCTGAGATTATTGGCACTTTTGTCCTTGTCTACACTGTTTTCTCTGCCACTGATGCCAAGAGAAATGCTAGAGATTCACATGTTCCT attttgGCACCTCTTCCTATTGGATTCGCGGTGTTCTTGGTTCATTTGGCCACCATCCCAATCACCGGAACTGGTATCAACCCCGCCAGGAGTCTTGGAGCTGCTATCATCTTCAACCAAGACCAAGCATGGGATGACCAC TGGATCTTCTGGGTTGGACCATTCATCGGCGCTGCTCTTGCTGCGGTTTACCACCAGATAATCATCAGAGCTATTCCATTCAAGAGAAGTTCTTAA